The DNA region AATACAACTACGTAAAACAActtaagaaaaaacaattttcctaaaCTTTAGTCAAATTCTCCCAATGATTAGCCAACTGAGACAGAGTTTGTGTTGAAGAACCGTGTTTCAGTGCATTAGCAGCAGAATCTTTTAAATTCCTCAATCTTTCACGCATTCCTTTACCTTCCTCTCCTTCCATCAAACACTTTACAACCTTTGCAATTTCCTCCTTCTCAATTATGCCATCTTCGTTAAATTTTGGCCTCAATGCCACTTTAAGACCATCGGTTAACATCACTGCATTCATCCTCTGCTCAGCAAAGAGTGGCCATGTTATAATAGGCACTCCTTCTTGGACACTCTCCAGAGTTGAGTTCCAACCACAATGGCTTAGGAACCCTCCAACTGAATTGTGACTAAGAACCTGAACCTGAGGTGCCCATGATGGCACAACCAAACCTTTCTCCTTTGTCCTTTCTAAAAACCCACTTGGTAAAAATTTCAAAGGGTCCTCATTTGCAGCCTCAAGGTATGCAGCACTAACTGATTCACTTGGTGCTCTCAAAACCCACAAGAACCTTTGACCACTCAATTCCAAACCCGAAGCTAACTCATTGATTTGGTTCTGAGAGAGTGTTCCACCACTTCCGAAAGAAACATACAACACTGAACTAGGTGGCTGCTTGTCCAACCATTTTAAACACTTATCAGACTCGTCAACTTCACTGCTTGACCCTTTTTGTGTAATGGGTCCAACTGGGTACAATCTGATCTTTCCATTTCCAAACTCTTCCAATGCTCTTACAGCACCTGATTCCATTTCTAAGAAGGTGTTGATCAAGATCCCATCAGTAGTTACCATTGCCTTGGTATCTTCAACAAAATGCTTGTAAAATTCACTAGATCGATCATGGGATGGATCCGGAAGATCACTCCCCATGAATGGTACACAACCTGGTAACCTTATAGGTTCTGTTAGATCCTTGTACGCACTTGAAACCTCCTCATCAAGTTTTGACATGTGTAGAAGCAGTGACAATACCATAGCTGAACTAGGGAAGTAAAAATAGGACAGGGCATTGAATTCCTTAGCAAATTCCAATGCTTGAAGTGCAAGAACATCTACCACCAACGCAGTTAAAGGGACTTTAGAGAACAAGGATTTCAGCACCTCATGTATTGATGGCAGAGAATGAGAAATAGTGAGTTGAATTAGCTGTCCAATGTATCCTCCTTGGGATAATTGTTCTATGCTAACTGGAGGAAGAAAGATGAAGTCTATGAATGAAGGAAGGGTTTTAAGGTAGGCTTTGCAGGATTCTGTGGATGACTCAAGTGAAGGAATGATGCAGGTCACTTGAAAATTTGGGTGAAGCTTCACAAGTCGCTTGCTGAACTCAATTATTGGAACTATGTGGCCAAAACCAGGGCTTGAAACAATAGCTATGTGAGTTGTTTTTGCCATGGCAACAGATTGTAGATGTTTACCTGCTCACAATTTCGTGACAGCCGTTTATTATGTTTTCTTTATGACGAAAATGTTGTCTTGATCTATAGCAAAGCACTCCACTGGTTTATTGCTTTCTATTTTATTACAAGCAATAGGTGTTTACAAAATTAGCTAAACTTGTTATTTGTCTGATACTTTCGTGTGACTTATTTATATTCAATAATTACGTAATGCTATGTGGCATTATTGATACATCAAATAATTTAgtttaactttttgtttttgaattaaagtccaatgattttttttaaaatattatatttttatctttagtttagtattttattaaaagatatttttatctctaattaatttatattttttctaattttaaatctaGTCTTTCCTTTCCTGCATATAATCTTTCTTATCATCATCAACACTAGAGCACGAGCACTTTCTGTCTCTGCATTCTTGTGCAAAAATTAagtgttattaatatatttttctttaccttttaaaaaataaaatgctctaattatatataataaattgatttcctaattattttttatctaacatTAGAACATCTTTTATCTAACATTAGAACATCTTTTATCCAACATTagaacatatatttaataaaattttgaaatatatattttatctttatcttgattttttaaaacaagttagataagaaaatattatgcatttcacaaggaaaattataaatattttcatctctaatttaaaaaattaagatatatatcaaaatttattaaatatactagttttaattttaaataaaatatatatcttgGCGGGATATATATGTTCAGGTCTAAAAGATacgaatttatattttttaactcatTCTTGTTGGATTTTATCATATTTGGATAAACTAGTGGCAAACTAGTTACATTATatcacatttttataattttaatttacttaaatacattaaaattttatatttataatttattttaatttatgttttgtctTGGGAAAAAAATACTCTAGTTTGATTCTTATTATCTATCATCCACGTAATATCATTTCATATTAaagcttatatatttttattctttattcccTATCATCTTTCATCGACGAAATATCATagcattgatttttattttttttaaaaattaatgtctggttttatttgagtttttattagtgtttcttattttcttaaaaaatattttaagtcgTCTATTATCAATTTATCAAAGATGCATTAGATGTTGATATGTCACAATCAACTAacaattcattaaaataaacatttatgaaagtaacacattaaaaaatagtttatagcTTTTAGATTggttatgtaaaataattttatattgtaattcaattataaataattatttgtataaattttaaagtagttattataaaagttaaaaaatatcataaatgataaattatgatttgattactatataaaatttatactgtctgactttttctttcttaaaaaagCTATACTACCAATACCAATAGGATAATACTTTTTAATCACATGTGATGTTtctatttgaataataaaagtcatgaaataaaacaattatttcaatctgattttaaaaacagtgtaaaataatataaaaatattacaatgcCAGCCAGATACTGCATATGCACTAAGCAGcatatatattatctattaCTACCAACTCCCCTGCAATTTGTCACTTACTTTGTCTTTATTGCTcgtatttttgtttagattaatGTGGTTAATCCAAACTCGTTAAGTTTTATATTGGTTGTGGACGTGGCTTTCATCGGAAGCTTTTATCGTCTCTCACGCATTTGAAAGGCCCAATGGCTTGTCAACTTTCCTAAAACCTTTtgctttcaattcaaattttttaagaggttaggtttttttcttctgtttctgcttatatattattttttgcttttagtcttttattattattatttgtttatgtcAATCTTCCCATTATTTTGTCATTTCCATTAACCTCTTTtgcaaaaacattaattaagttttctttttctgttgatAAGGGGGCCTAAAGGCCTCCATATATCTTGGCAAGTTTGGAATgcctttttttacattttaaatatttatttgtaatttatatTAGTGCGTAATAAGTTTAATacgttaatttttttcatctaatttaatttcttgttaGTTTATACCGTAACAtttcatataatattaaaatatatatattgtcatagtgaaaataaagaaagttCAATAAGCCTACACTGAACATGACATGTAATGTTAATTAAGGACTGTATAGCTATGCTCACCACCAATTAACTTGGAaagctttatattttaatttattcactAGATTGTGACTTGTATGAGCACCAAGCTTTAGGTGGTTCAGCAAGTTTGTTAATTTGAATGAATCCATCATTTACTGGGtaattaacaatattaataaataataacacaCATGTATCTACTACCAAGTTGCATGCAACATGTAAGATGATGACAATGAATTATGAAATAGCTGTCTAAAGAAATCTTGAAACAGAAAATTGTGATATTACTGATATGACAAATTGTACAATTGTGAACCGAGTTCTTCGCCAACATAAATAGCCAAAGGGCTGTATCTAAACTTAGAAACCTAAAGATGAAGATAGAAGGAAAcgaactaaaaacataaaagctaTCCTATCAGTATCAGTTATAATAAAATGCTAACTAACTATAATTACTAGCTAGATAGAGTTCTTGATATAACTCAATATGTAATTTCATTACTCTGGAGTGATTGAGCATGCAAAAAAAGGCTGGGTCAGGTTTATTATTAGGTGTCTCTATATCATACATTTTGTCATCTTTCTTAGTTTATTCTCTTTGggagttttagttttagttttttttgttatatcacATGTATCCTTCACGGAAAATAATTCTATTCGAGTCGTGGAATTTGAGGTActctaaaataataacaaattccttaaaattttattaatgcgATCTTTCTCTGGCACTTTCCCCCCTCTTTTCTTGAATACCTTTTCTTCTTGTTAAATGATTATGAATAGGAGTATTCCATTGGAAATAGTAGTATTTCATAAACAGAacaaaaatctttcaaaaatttaacaattagaaaaggaaaggaggtagtataattaatttaggttccgaaattaatgatattaaaactttttttatttattacaaaaggAGGAAAAAGAGGACATATCCTTCAttgaatgaattttatttttgtactcataaaaaaaatgatcaaagttgggtGCACCTTTTTGGTTTTATCTATTTCTTAGTTCTTACTTTCTACAAATCTGCCTatataatgttataaaaaaaacaagtagagaaataACCCCGAGGACATGTTGATCatatttataagttaattttctGTTTATGTGTAACAAGTAGAAAACTCTATATTGTCAGTTGCTGCACTACTTTGTATTTTCTTGATTCAATTTTTATACTACTTAAGTTTGGTATATTGATTATACTTTCATATGAGTTCCATGTTGTGAAGGGggttaaagttttattttatcaaagaaGTAGTGTGAATTGCCCAGCTTATTTATGGTATATGTATCAAGGAGGATCTCTGTTACAGATGTTTTTATCAGTTGCTGTCACTTATCTCAATTGGAATTATCTTTATGTTGGGATTCCAAGCAATTCATTTATCATCATTGAGTTTCCCTTCAGTCTTAGCATTTATGCAGGATGTCAGCTTTGAAGTTATATTGGGTTGTAACAATTGAGGTTTATTGGCTCTTCTTCTTATCCACATTCATCACCTCAACATACTAATGAAAGTGAAACGACGAAGATagtgattagttttttttttttttttgggtctgcaaaatatgtatatatttatattaataatataccaAGAGATACAAGAAGTATCTCTCAGATTGGGGTACACATGTGTCTACAAACGTTACAGCTCAAcatattaatcataataatcACAATAAATATGGACGATGTCTTGCATAATCCTAGAAATAGAATGATCAAAATTCACGTTGTTGAATACCTCATTTTTTCCTGAATCTCATTAAATTCCAGCTGACCGATCCCTATATAACCCACGCAGCTTCTCCAAAATTGTAATTCGCATTCCAAGATCCGCAATAACTTAAccatgaaaagcacacaaaataCAACtacttaaaaacaatttaagaaaaaagcTATTTACCTAAACCTCACTCGAATTTTCCCAGTGACGAGCCAATTGAGACAGGGTTTGTGTTGAAGAGCCATCTTTCAGTGCATTAGCAGAGAAATCTTTTAAATTCATCTTTCTTTCACGTATTCCTTTACCTTCTTCCCCTTCCATCAGACACTTTATCACCTTCGCAATTTCCTCCTTCTCCACTATGCCATCCTCGTTAAATTTTGTCCTCAACGCCACTTTAAGTCCATCGGTTAACATAACTGCATTCATTCTCTGCTCAGCAAAGAGTGGCCATGTTATTATAGGCACTCCCTCTTGCACACTCTCCAATGTCGAGTTCCAACCACAATGGCTCAGGAACCCTCCAACTGAATTGTGACTAAGAACCTGAACCTGAGGTGCCCATGATGGCACAACCAAACCTTTCTCCTTTGTCCTTTCTAAAAACCCACTTGGTAAAAATTTCAAAGGGTCCTCCTTTTCTGCCTCAAGGTAAGCAGCATTAACTGAATTACTTGGTGCTCTCAAAACCCACAAGAACCTTTGACCACTCAATTCCAAACCCGAGGCTAACTCATTGATTTGGTTCTGAGAGAGTGTTCCACCACTTCCAAAAGAAACATACAACACTGAACAAGGTGGCTGCTTGTCCAACCAACTCAAACACTTACCAGACTCATCAACCTCATCTCTTGACCCTTTTTGCGTAATGGGTCCAACTGGGTACAGTCTGATCTTCCCATTTTCATACTCTTCCAATGCTCTTATAGCACCTGATTCCATTTCTAAGAAGGTGTTGATAATTATCCCATCTGCGGTAGCTATTGCTTTGGTACGTTCAAGAAAAGACTTGTAAGCTTCGCTTGATCGACTTTGGGTTGAAGCTGGAAGATCAACCCCCAAAATTGGTACATAACC from Glycine soja cultivar W05 chromosome 8, ASM419377v2, whole genome shotgun sequence includes:
- the LOC114423611 gene encoding hydroquinone glucosyltransferase-like, producing the protein MAKTTHIAIVSSPGFGHIVPIIEFSKRLVKLHPNFQVTCIIPSLESSTESCKAYLKTLPSFIDFIFLPPVSIEQLSQGGYIGQLIQLTISHSLPSIHEVLKSLFSKVPLTALVVDVLALQALEFAKEFNALSYFYFPSSAMVLSLLLHMSKLDEEVSSAYKDLTEPIRLPGCVPFMGSDLPDPSHDRSSEFYKHFVEDTKAMVTTDGILINTFLEMESGAVRALEEFGNGKIRLYPVGPITQKGSSSEVDESDKCLKWLDKQPPSSVLYVSFGSGGTLSQNQINELASGLELSGQRFLWVLRAPSESVSAAYLEAANEDPLKFLPSGFLERTKEKGLVVPSWAPQVQVLSHNSVGGFLSHCGWNSTLESVQEGVPIITWPLFAEQRMNAVMLTDGLKVALRPKFNEDGIIEKEEIAKVVKCLMEGEEGKGMRERLRNLKDSAANALKHGSSTQTLSQLANHWENLTKV
- the LOC114423613 gene encoding hydroquinone glucosyltransferase-like, translating into MAKTTHIAIVSGPGFSHLVPIVEFSKRLIKLHPNFHVNCIIPSFGSPPESSKAYLKTLPSNIDTILLPPINKQQLPQGVNPAVTITLSLPSIHEALKSLSSKFPLTALVADIFAFPTLEFAKEFNALSYFYTPCSAMVLSLALHMPKLDEEVSGEYKDLTEPIKLQGYVPILGVDLPASTQSRSSEAYKSFLERTKAIATADGIIINTFLEMESGAIRALEEYENGKIRLYPVGPITQKGSRDEVDESGKCLSWLDKQPPCSVLYVSFGSGGTLSQNQINELASGLELSGQRFLWVLRAPSNSVNAAYLEAEKEDPLKFLPSGFLERTKEKGLVVPSWAPQVQVLSHNSVGGFLSHCGWNSTLESVQEGVPIITWPLFAEQRMNAVMLTDGLKVALRTKFNEDGIVEKEEIAKVIKCLMEGEEGKGIRERKMNLKDFSANALKDGSSTQTLSQLARHWENSSEV